The Streptomyces pratensis genomic interval GGTCGAGCAGGCCAACACCGCCTTCTACGAGGCGATGGAACGCGGCGATCTCGACGAGCTGTCCGGCCTGTGGCTGCCCGGCGAGGACCTCACCGTCTCCTGCGTCCACCCCGGCTGGCCGGTGCTCACGGGGCGCGGTGAGGTGCTGCGGAGCTACGCGCTGATCATGGCGAACACCGAGTACATCCAGTTCTTCCTGACCGACGTCGGGGTCTCGATGACCGGCGACACCGCTCTCGTGACCTGCACCGAGAACATCCTCAGCGGTGGCCCCGCGGAGGAGGGCAACGCGCTCGGACCGCTCGTCGGCCAGCTCGTGGTCGCCACCAATGTGTTCCGACGCACACCGGAAGGCTGGAAGCTCTGGTCCCACCACGGCTCCCCCGTACTGGCCGAAACCGGCGAGGAAGAGGACGAAGAGCCGACCGTCTGAGCAGGTGGGACGGGGTAACGGGGGTTGGGCCCCCTGATCACGGGGTATACGCGGCTACCAACCCCCTGCCGGGCCGGTCCGCGCCCCCGCGGAACGGCGCTGTGGGTGCTCGCGGGTAGATTCGGAAGAAGGCACCCACCCGCCCGCACGCGGCCGGGTGTCTCCAGAGACGACGAACAGCAGGAGTGATTCGCGTGGATCGTGTCGCGCTGCGCGGCCTCAAGGCCCGTGGGCACCACGGTGTCTTCCCCAAGGAACGGCAAGAGGGCCAGACCTTCATCGTCGACCTGGTGCTCGGCCTCGACACCCGCCCCGCGGCCGCCGCCGACGACCTGTCGAAGACCGTGCACTACGGCGTGGTCGCGGAGGAGGTCGTCGACGTCGTCAAGGGTGAGCCGGTCGACCTGATCGAGACGCTCGCGGAGCGCATCGCGCAGCAGTGCCTCAAGCACGAAGGGGTCGAGGAGGTCGAGGTGGTCGTCCACAAGCCGGATGCCCCGATCACCGTCCCCTTCGACGACGTGACCATCACCATCACCCGGAGCCGAGCATGACTGCATTTTCCACCGAGGGGCAGAGCGACCCGACCGTACAGCCGGTTCCCGCCGCAGTGGTCGAGCAGGTCGACGCGGCGGACGTCACCCTCTCCAACCCCAAACTGGCCGTGATCTCCCTGGGCTCCAACCTCGGCAACCGGCTGGAGACGATCCAGGGCGCCATCGACGCCCTGGAGGACACCCCCGGCCTCCGGGTCAAGGCGGTCTCCCCGGTCTACGAGACCGAGCCCTGGGGCGTCGATCCCGGCTCCCAGCCGTCGTACTTCAACGCGGTGATCATCGTGAAGACGACCCTGCCCCCCTCGTCCCTGCTGGAGCGCGGCCAGGCCATCGAGGAGGCCTTCGACCGCGTCCGCGAGGAGCGCTGGGGGCCGCGCACCATCGACGTCGACATCGTGTCGTACGCCGACACGGTCTCCGACGACCCCCTGCTGACACTCCCGCACCCGCGTGCCCGCCAGCGCGCCTTCGTCCTCGCCCCCTGGCACGACGTGGACCCGGAGGCCCAGCTCCCCGGTGCCGGCCCGGTCGCCGCACTGCTGGACGGTGTCGGGCGCGAGGGAGTGCTTCCCCGGCCCGACCTGGAACTCCGTCTCCCCGAGTAGTCGTTAGGCTCAAGGACGACCGCCTGCGGGCGGACCACGGGCAACGGCGACGAAGGGCGGCACTCTCGGTGAAGCAACTACGGCTCGGCCTCCTGGCCGGACTCTTCGCCGGTGCCGGCGTGCTGTCCTGGGGCGGAGCCCGCCTCTGGGACGCCCTGGGGACGCTGCCGAGCGTGCCGCTCGCCGCGCCCATCGTGCTGGCCGTGATCGCCGTGGTCCTGCTGGCCACGGCTCTGTCGATCCGGGCACGGCTGCGCGCGCAGCGGGAGCGTCGCCCCGGGGCCAAGGGTGTGGAACCGATGATGGCTGCCCGCGCCTTGGTCTTCGGCCAGGCGAGCGCGCTCGTCGCCGCACTGGTCGCGGGGATGTACGGCGGCACAGGGGTCTTCCTGCTCGGCTCCCTCGACGTCCCGCCGCGTCGTGATCAGGCCATCTACGCGGGTTTCGCCGTCCTGGCCGGCATCGCGGTCGTCGCCGCGGCAGTCTTCCTCGAGCGTGTCTGCAAGCTCCCGGAGGACGGGAACGACGACAGGAACACGGCTCAGGCCGCCTAGGCGCCCCGGCCCCCGGGGCCTCCCGTCCGGATCAGACCGGTCGGGCCCCCGGGCCCGAGACCGGGTTCTCGATGAGGGTGACCCGGTTGCCGTCCGGGTCGTGGACGGCGGCGAACCTCACGTCCCCGGCGCCGGGCCGGGTCTCCCCGGCCGTGATCCCCCGGTCCGCGAGGTCGGAGAGCGCCCGGTCCAGATCATCGACCACCAGGTTCACCAGCGTCCCGCCGGCCTGCTGGGGCGACTCGAAGACCTGGAGCCAGGCGTACGGGGCGATGTGCCAGTCGGCCAGCCCGTCCATGGGTCTCGCGTCGGCCGGGCGGCCGAGAAGCCGCTCGTACCACTCCACCGCCGGCTCGATCGCCATCACGGGCGCTACGGCGAGCACATGGGTGAATGACATGGAGGCGCTCCTCTCCTGGTGGATCCGGCTGTACAGCCGTTCCCACCACGGTCGACGTCCGCCCGCGGCACGCGCTCGTCGCAGCGGTGCCGCTGAGTGTCCGCCGTCCCGGGCATTCTCGGCCCGGCAGCCCGACTCCGCCCCTTCTAGCGCGCCATGATGAGGCTCATCGCCTCGGCGCGCGTGGCCGGATCGCGCAGCTGGCCACGGACCGCGGACGTGATCGTCTTGGCTCCGGGCTTGCGGATGCCACGCATGGACATGCACATGTGCTCGCACTCGACGACGACGATGACCCCGCGCGGCTCGAGGATCGCCATCAGGGAGTCCGCGATCTGTGTGGTGAGCCGCTCCTGGACCTGCGGCCGCCTGGCGTAGACGTCGACCAGCCGGGCCAGCTTCGACAGCCCCGTGATCTTGCCACTCGTCGCCGGGATGTAGCCGACGTGCGCGACACCGTGGAACGGCACCAGGTGGTGCTCGCAGGTGCTGAAGACCTCGATGTC includes:
- a CDS encoding nuclear transport factor 2 family protein, whose amino-acid sequence is MSAARDEHEEAAADIAAVEQANTAFYEAMERGDLDELSGLWLPGEDLTVSCVHPGWPVLTGRGEVLRSYALIMANTEYIQFFLTDVGVSMTGDTALVTCTENILSGGPAEEGNALGPLVGQLVVATNVFRRTPEGWKLWSHHGSPVLAETGEEEDEEPTV
- the folB gene encoding dihydroneopterin aldolase, encoding MDRVALRGLKARGHHGVFPKERQEGQTFIVDLVLGLDTRPAAAADDLSKTVHYGVVAEEVVDVVKGEPVDLIETLAERIAQQCLKHEGVEEVEVVVHKPDAPITVPFDDVTITITRSRA
- the folK gene encoding 2-amino-4-hydroxy-6-hydroxymethyldihydropteridine diphosphokinase; translation: MTAFSTEGQSDPTVQPVPAAVVEQVDAADVTLSNPKLAVISLGSNLGNRLETIQGAIDALEDTPGLRVKAVSPVYETEPWGVDPGSQPSYFNAVIIVKTTLPPSSLLERGQAIEEAFDRVREERWGPRTIDVDIVSYADTVSDDPLLTLPHPRARQRAFVLAPWHDVDPEAQLPGAGPVAALLDGVGREGVLPRPDLELRLPE
- a CDS encoding DUF3180 domain-containing protein; its protein translation is MKQLRLGLLAGLFAGAGVLSWGGARLWDALGTLPSVPLAAPIVLAVIAVVLLATALSIRARLRAQRERRPGAKGVEPMMAARALVFGQASALVAALVAGMYGGTGVFLLGSLDVPPRRDQAIYAGFAVLAGIAVVAAAVFLERVCKLPEDGNDDRNTAQAA
- a CDS encoding VOC family protein, encoding MSFTHVLAVAPVMAIEPAVEWYERLLGRPADARPMDGLADWHIAPYAWLQVFESPQQAGGTLVNLVVDDLDRALSDLADRGITAGETRPGAGDVRFAAVHDPDGNRVTLIENPVSGPGARPV
- the folE gene encoding GTP cyclohydrolase I FolE; this encodes MTDPVTLDGQGSIGVFDEKRAESAVRELLIAVGEDPDREGLRETPGRVARSYKEIFAGLHQEPEDVLTTTFDLGHDEMVLVKDIEVFSTCEHHLVPFHGVAHVGYIPATSGKITGLSKLARLVDVYARRPQVQERLTTQIADSLMAILEPRGVIVVVECEHMCMSMRGIRKPGAKTITSAVRGQLRDPATRAEAMSLIMAR